The nucleotide window TATTGTGACGTTCTTTCATCACATTTGCTAAGTCCCCGCCACCATCGAATAACTCATGCTGAATCGCTGTTAAATCATTAATGACATCTTGAAATTTTGCCGAATCTAATTCACTAACTGCTTTTCCAATAAAGGAATTTAGCTCGTCAATTGTTCCGTATGCCTCTACACGTAAATGATCCTTATCAACGCGGCCTCCAATAATACTCGTCTTACCCGTGTCGCCTTGCTTCGTATATAATTTCATAATACTCCACCCTTTCTTTTTTGATAAAATACTTAATTAATGTTAAAAAGTATCGTTGTTTTGTGCTTTCTTATACTTATTAATTGCTGCAATCGTCACTTCAAACACACCACGACCAATTAACTTTCCTACTTCAGTAATTGGACCAGCATAAGGCATTACTTTCCCATACTGAGTTGCTGCAATTAACAAGCTGTCAGTAGCTGTACTTGTAGCAATTGTTCCTGTAAAAGGGTCTATTACTTGTTGATCAGCTAAAGCTTTCGTTTTCGCCTCCGTAGCAGTAATCATCGCTTGAATAAATGCCTCATCCGTTAATTTCCCGTTGATGAATACCCATGTATTAATCGTACCGACATGAGGATCTTCATCTCGTAAATAGGTTTTCGTTACATCGACACTATTACCAATTCCTGCAGTTACCATAACAATAATTTCAAGTTCATTGGCAGAAAAACTTTGAATTGCTACACATTCAGTTGGCACTGCCGTTAACATCACAACTGTGTTCGTCGGAGAAAATTTTCGTTGTACTAAAAACGCCAATGTTTCTTCTTTTACTAGCTCAATATTATAATATGGGGAAATGGCGCGATTTAAAAATGTTTCATACCAGCCTATTCCTGCATTATGAACGGCAGATGAAATTACCTTTAATGGTGATTTCGATCTGTATTCAATATATTCCTTTGTAATGACAAAATCGCTCACACTTACTTTTGAATTAACAAGCCCTACTTCATTTGCTGGAAGCATCGTAATTTGTGGTTTTGGTAATTCAGGATGGGGATACGTCGCTACACGTGCTTGATACACATCGGCAATTTGCTCTTCTAAAATAACTTCATGGGGCAATCCGTATGCTCTTAGTTCCCCGTTTTCTAATAACAATAACTCATCGCAATATAATGATGCTAAATTAATATCATGAAAAATAGAAACTACAGTCAGTTCATTTTCTTCGACTTCCCTACGAAGCATATCCAAAATTTGCTTTTGATGGGCAATGTCTAAATGATTCGTCGGCTCATCTAATAATAAGAGCTCTGCGTTTTGGGCGAGCGCTTGGGCAATAAAAACACGTTGTTGTTCACCACCGGATAAAAACTCTAAATATTGTTGCTGATAACGGGATACACCTGTACTTTCCATCGCACGCTGTACAATTTCTTCATCCTCTTTTGACCAGGAAGAGAAAAAGCCACTTTGATGTGGATATCGTCCTAAGGAGACTGCATCGTAAACAGCATTTGAAAAGGTACTCGCATGTAATTGTGGAAGCACTGCCATTTTTTTTGCCAACTGTCTAACATCATAGCTTTCGATAGACTTATTATTAATATAAACTTCTCCGTTTGTAGGCTTTATTACTCCACTAATCAGCTTTAATAATGTCGATTTCCCACTACCATTTGGACCGAGAATACCAAGAATCTTGCCTTTTTTCACGTGAAACGTCATATTTTTAACAATCGATTCCCCTGCATAGCCACCTGTTAATTGATGTACTTTTAACATTACGCTACCCCCTTTCTTCGTTGCTTAAAGAATATATAAGCAAACACTGGAGCCCCAATAAAGGATGTAATCACCCCTATTGGAAGCTCTATTGGGGCAATAATTGTACGGGATACTAAGTCACAAATGACAAGTAAACTTGCACCGTTTAAAAAAGAAAGACTTAATAAATGTCGATGATCTGCACCGATTAAAATCCGGACCATATGTGGTACAACTAACCCAACAAAGCCAATCGTACCAGATGCTGCTACTGCGGCCCCTGTTAAAATCGAACCACCTGCTAAAATGATATATTTACTCCGTTTTACATCTACCCCTAAATATTGCGCACGTTCTTCTCCGTAAATCATCGCGTTTAGCTCACGGCGCTTTAACCAAAGCATGACCGTTCCTATTATCATAAATGGAACAACCATTTTTACATATGGCCAGCCGCGCATCGACACACTACCCAATAGCCAGCCAATTATTTCTCGGAGTTGCTCACCTGTTAAAGCAACCATCAATGAAATACATGAGCCAAGAAAAGAACTAAAAATAATTCCTGTTAAAATTAAAGTTTCCATTTTCATCGTACGGTCTACTAGCTTCGCAAAGCTTAATACGACAAACATTGTAAGTGCAGCACCAGCCATACTAAATACCGGTAGTGTAAACGTTCCTAACACCGGAATTGAAATGCCTAAAAAAATTGTCATAACTGCACCAACGGAAGCCCCTGATGAAACACCCAGAGTGTATGGATCCGCTAATGGATTTTTAAGTAAGCCTTGAAATGCTGCACCCGCAATAGCCAGTGATGCCCCGATTAATGCTGCTAAAATGACACGAGGCATACGAATTTTCCAAAGGATGCTGTATGCTACAGGATCCGTCGTTTTATCCCATAATGTCGAAAAGGGAATATCGACCGAACCAAATGAAATACCAATCCAAACACTGCTAAAAAGTAATACAATCGATATTACATAAGCGATTGTATATTTTTTATTCATTAAATGCCTCTGGATAAATTGCTTCTGCGATTGACTCAATACCTTCTACAATTCGAGGACCTTGACGTGTTGTTGTATCGCCATCAACAAGTTTAATATTGTCAGTCTTCACTGCCTTCATTTCTGCATATGCTGCATTGTTTGAAATAGCATCTATATCACTCTCATACGTGACTAAAATCACATCTGCATTACTACTCACAAATTGCTCAGCACTATACATTGGCCAACCTAGCTCTTGCACAACATTTTCAACATTCAGAACATCTAACATCTCATCAATAAAAGTATCCTGCCCTGCTGCATATAAATCAGGTTCTGTTCCAACAACGATAAATACTGATTTCTCTTCAAGGTCCGTTACTTTGTTTTCGATTTCTGTAATCCCTTGCTGTATAGAGGCAATTATTTCAGTCGCTTCAGACGTTTTCCCCGTTAGCTGACCAATTTGCTCGATCGTTGTATATGTTTCTTCAAAAGTTAAGGCATTTTTTACAACGAATACTGGAATACCTATTGCTTCAAGTTGTGCTATCGCTTCTTCACCAAAGCTATAAAGCCCTGATTCGTGCGCTAATACTAAGTCCGGTTGCAATGCAATAATGGCTTCTATATTGAATTCCATTCCACCTACTTTTTCTTTCGTAGCCGCTTCTTCTGGATAATTATCGTTATCATTAACTCCGACTATTTGTTCATTTAGCCCTAGTTCGAATAAAATTTCAGTATTGGATGGGATAAGTGATACGATGCGCTCCGGTGCTTTTTCCATTGTCACTTCTTTTTGTAAAGCATCTTTTAACGCCACTGGAAATAGTGCTTTTGTTTGTTCTGTCGTTTGATCCGTTTGTTCTTCATTAGGTGTCTTATTTGTAGCTTCCTCCGCACCACATGCTGAAAGAATTACGAGTGATACAAGTCCTACAGAAGATAATTGTTGCCATTTTTTCATTGATAGTTCCTCCTCAAAAAGAAAAGCCTCCTACATTAGGAGACTTAAGATAAAAGTAAATAATATAAAAATTATTCACCCCATCCTATCCGCGTAGGTATCATTTGGGTAATGTAAAGGCAGGTCTCCTGGCTTATGCTTGAACATTTCGTATCGCCTTCCCAATAAACATAATCAGTGGCTTTTGATACAAACTAGCATTTACAGTGGCGGGACCGCATCGGATTTGAACCGATTTCCCTTTTACTCCTTATTTTCAAATAAAAATAAGAACCTTCACACGTAATATTCATTTTTTACTTCTTACATTATAGCGGAAATTAAATTTAATGTATGTAACGATTGGAAAATTTTCAGAAAATTCCTCTATAATCATTAAAGAATTGCTGTTTCCGCTAAGCGTTTTATTGTTAAATCGTCCATTGGTGGATTGTGAAGACCCGCACGCACATCTCGGTAATAGCGTTGAAGTGGATTTGAACGTTGTAAACTTTTTGCCCCGACAAGTCGCATTGCCTTGTCAACAACATCGATCGCCGTATTCGTTACGACATGCTTTGCGATATTGATTTCGTTGACGATTTCAGCTTTTTTTGTAGCATCATTGTATAACTGCGCAACTCCATAAATCGTAAAACGTGCATTTGTTAAAGCTAAATCCATTTCTCCAATTAACGTTTGGACATTCGGTAGTTGTGCAATCGTCCCTTGAATACTATTTGGTGAATGGTTTTTAGCAAACTGTACTGCATAATCCCTTGCTGCTTGAGCAATTCCTAAATATGTCGCAGGTATTAATAACAGCCATCCATTCAGTTTAAAACCTGTAGAATAACTTGGTATTTCAACTAAATTAGAGCGCTCCACACGTACATGATTAAGTACAAGATCATCGCTTCCTGTACCACGCATCGACATAACATCCCACGTAGTTTCTACTAATACACCCTTAGCTGTTTTTGGAACGAGGAAAAACCCTAAATGGTTATCATCTTCAATCCAGGCCGACACTAAAAAATAATCTAAATCTGGGGCT belongs to Solibacillus sp. FSL R7-0682 and includes:
- a CDS encoding acyl-CoA dehydrogenase family protein, which gives rise to MSKQLFIHTEEQREWLKKLETLEESFKANARKIDEESIFPFENFKKLREIGYTKITLPKQYGGAGLSVYDAVLLHETLSSYCGSTGLAASWTIQNVGEIFENRYWPVEKIDWFAEQVNNGATVNRAVSEFAMGSPVRGGKPGTTAVRDGEFYLINGRKNYTSGAPDLDYFLVSAWIEDDNHLGFFLVPKTAKGVLVETTWDVMSMRGTGSDDLVLNHVRVERSNLVEIPSYSTGFKLNGWLLLIPATYLGIAQAARDYAVQFAKNHSPNSIQGTIAQLPNVQTLIGEMDLALTNARFTIYGVAQLYNDATKKAEIVNEINIAKHVVTNTAIDVVDKAMRLVGAKSLQRSNPLQRYYRDVRAGLHNPPMDDLTIKRLAETAIL
- a CDS encoding adenosylcobinamide amidohydrolase, coding for MLKVHQLTGGYAGESIVKNMTFHVKKGKILGILGPNGSGKSTLLKLISGVIKPTNGEVYINNKSIESYDVRQLAKKMAVLPQLHASTFSNAVYDAVSLGRYPHQSGFFSSWSKEDEEIVQRAMESTGVSRYQQQYLEFLSGGEQQRVFIAQALAQNAELLLLDEPTNHLDIAHQKQILDMLRREVEENELTVVSIFHDINLASLYCDELLLLENGELRAYGLPHEVILEEQIADVYQARVATYPHPELPKPQITMLPANEVGLVNSKVSVSDFVITKEYIEYRSKSPLKVISSAVHNAGIGWYETFLNRAISPYYNIELVKEETLAFLVQRKFSPTNTVVMLTAVPTECVAIQSFSANELEIIVMVTAGIGNSVDVTKTYLRDEDPHVGTINTWVFINGKLTDEAFIQAMITATEAKTKALADQQVIDPFTGTIATSTATDSLLIAATQYGKVMPYAGPITEVGKLIGRGVFEVTIAAINKYKKAQNNDTF
- a CDS encoding ABC transporter substrate-binding protein produces the protein MKKWQQLSSVGLVSLVILSACGAEEATNKTPNEEQTDQTTEQTKALFPVALKDALQKEVTMEKAPERIVSLIPSNTEILFELGLNEQIVGVNDNDNYPEEAATKEKVGGMEFNIEAIIALQPDLVLAHESGLYSFGEEAIAQLEAIGIPVFVVKNALTFEETYTTIEQIGQLTGKTSEATEIIASIQQGITEIENKVTDLEEKSVFIVVGTEPDLYAAGQDTFIDEMLDVLNVENVVQELGWPMYSAEQFVSSNADVILVTYESDIDAISNNAAYAEMKAVKTDNIKLVDGDTTTRQGPRIVEGIESIAEAIYPEAFNE
- a CDS encoding FecCD family ABC transporter permease — its product is MNKKYTIAYVISIVLLFSSVWIGISFGSVDIPFSTLWDKTTDPVAYSILWKIRMPRVILAALIGASLAIAGAAFQGLLKNPLADPYTLGVSSGASVGAVMTIFLGISIPVLGTFTLPVFSMAGAALTMFVVLSFAKLVDRTMKMETLILTGIIFSSFLGSCISLMVALTGEQLREIIGWLLGSVSMRGWPYVKMVVPFMIIGTVMLWLKRRELNAMIYGEERAQYLGVDVKRSKYIILAGGSILTGAAVAASGTIGFVGLVVPHMVRILIGADHRHLLSLSFLNGASLLVICDLVSRTIIAPIELPIGVITSFIGAPVFAYIFFKQRRKGVA